Proteins from a single region of Candidatus Saccharibacteria bacterium:
- a CDS encoding vitamin K epoxide reductase family protein has protein sequence MFQRMIDVLTGHARQRSDVWIFGTMAISAIASLVAALVLSVEAFHLAKNPDAALSCSVNAIINCASVMKHPSADLFGFPNSFLGLIAEPIVITVAIAGIAGVRFPRLFMAAAQVGYGLGLIFAYYLFFVSAFVIEALCPWCLLVTVSTTLVFMSLLHYNIREDNLYLSKNVNRYLQDWNKKGYDRFATAIILAAMVFLVLFKYQGSLFG, from the coding sequence ATGTTTCAGCGAATGATTGACGTACTTACAGGGCACGCCAGACAGCGGTCTGATGTTTGGATATTTGGAACAATGGCGATTTCGGCTATTGCTAGCCTTGTTGCTGCTCTAGTACTTTCAGTAGAAGCATTTCATCTGGCGAAAAATCCGGATGCGGCGCTTAGCTGTAGTGTGAATGCAATCATTAACTGCGCCAGTGTTATGAAGCACCCTAGTGCAGATCTTTTTGGTTTTCCGAACAGCTTTCTAGGCTTGATTGCCGAGCCGATTGTTATTACCGTTGCTATTGCTGGTATTGCAGGTGTTAGGTTTCCGCGCCTGTTTATGGCAGCAGCGCAGGTTGGATATGGCTTAGGCCTTATTTTTGCCTACTATCTATTCTTTGTTAGCGCGTTTGTTATTGAGGCGCTGTGTCCATGGTGTCTTCTTGTCACCGTTTCAACAACGCTAGTATTTATGTCGCTTCTTCACTACAACATTCGTGAAGATAACCTTTATCTTTCAAAAAACGTGAATCGTTATTTGCAGGATTGGAATAAGAAGGGTTACGACAGGTTCGCAACGGCGATTATTCTTGCGGCAATGGTTTTTCTGGTACTATTCAAGTATCAGGGCAGTCTTTTTGGCTAA
- the ftsA gene encoding cell division protein FtsA, producing the protein MQETSRYAVGIDIGTTKVRCVVGHIDATTGAPTIVGVGEAPNSGMRKGVVANLTGPAQAIDDALGEAERMSGYQVNGASISINGAHILSTKADGMIAVGAMDHEINHDDLARIEEVATLGKVPANREILEVVPHSYRLDGQDNIKDPIGMTGTRLEINANVVSALAPHLANLQKSSEMAKVSPHTITPAVLGAARAVLGEQQLENGVAVIDMGGATTSVAVFEEGDLQYIGVIPVGGVNITNDLAIGLKTDPEIAEKIKVAHATATTRKNSERLTTKHEKEVHSFDSADIDEIVEARLEEIFDGVAKELKKAGRAGQLPSGVVLTGGTAKIKGIAEYAKEKLGLAARIGKAAGYGGVAESIEEPQFATVVGLMLLDAQGASHAPATAHKAGAGSKAALKSAGGVISKFLDRFKA; encoded by the coding sequence ATGCAAGAAACATCTCGATACGCAGTCGGTATAGATATCGGTACGACAAAAGTTCGCTGTGTGGTAGGCCACATCGACGCTACAACAGGCGCTCCAACGATTGTTGGCGTGGGCGAAGCGCCGAATAGTGGCATGCGTAAAGGTGTTGTCGCAAATCTTACTGGCCCCGCACAGGCGATAGACGACGCTCTGGGTGAAGCTGAGCGAATGAGTGGCTACCAGGTAAATGGTGCGTCGATAAGTATCAATGGCGCTCACATTCTTAGTACCAAGGCCGACGGTATGATTGCTGTTGGTGCAATGGATCACGAAATTAATCACGATGATTTGGCGCGTATCGAAGAGGTAGCGACGCTCGGTAAAGTTCCTGCAAACCGTGAGATTCTCGAAGTTGTTCCACACAGTTATCGTCTTGATGGCCAGGACAACATAAAAGACCCAATTGGTATGACGGGTACTCGGCTTGAAATAAATGCCAATGTGGTTTCGGCGTTGGCGCCGCATCTTGCGAACCTGCAAAAATCGTCCGAAATGGCGAAGGTTTCGCCTCACACAATTACCCCTGCAGTTCTTGGCGCCGCGCGCGCGGTTCTTGGTGAGCAGCAGCTTGAAAACGGCGTGGCTGTTATTGACATGGGTGGTGCTACAACAAGCGTTGCGGTATTTGAAGAGGGTGATTTGCAGTACATCGGCGTTATTCCGGTAGGTGGCGTTAATATTACGAACGATCTTGCGATTGGACTAAAGACCGATCCTGAAATCGCCGAGAAAATAAAAGTGGCACACGCGACTGCAACCACGCGTAAAAATAGCGAACGTCTTACGACAAAGCACGAAAAAGAAGTTCACAGTTTTGATTCGGCGGATATCGATGAGATTGTTGAAGCGCGGCTTGAAGAGATTTTTGATGGTGTCGCAAAAGAGCTTAAAAAAGCAGGGCGTGCTGGCCAATTGCCTAGCGGCGTTGTTCTAACTGGTGGCACCGCAAAGATTAAAGGCATTGCCGAATATGCAAAGGAAAAGCTTGGCCTAGCGGCGCGTATTGGTAAGGCGGCTGGATACGGTGGCGTTGCCGAGAGTATCGAGGAGCCTCAGTTTGCGACGGTAGTGGGATTGATGCTTTTAGATGCGCAGGGTGCTAGTCACGCTCCGGCGACAGCACATAAAGCCGGTGCCGGCAGCAAAGCTGCTCTCAAATCTGCCGGAGGGGTGATTTCAAAATTCCTCGACAGATTCAAGGCGTAA
- a CDS encoding winged helix-turn-helix transcriptional regulator, whose protein sequence is MLDVFITSRVRRKIVVVYAKYPDFHTHVRGLAKLIKEDPGNIQRELKRLEKVGFLTSEKQGNTKIYSTNKQFPIFKELQSIVIKSQQQAGRPKRSSADL, encoded by the coding sequence ATGCTAGACGTTTTTATAACCTCAAGGGTGCGCCGGAAAATTGTAGTTGTGTACGCCAAGTACCCTGATTTTCATACGCACGTTCGTGGCCTCGCAAAACTTATCAAAGAAGATCCGGGCAATATCCAGCGCGAATTGAAGCGACTTGAAAAAGTAGGGTTTTTGACAAGTGAGAAACAAGGAAATACTAAAATTTACTCGACAAACAAACAGTTTCCGATTTTTAAAGAGCTGCAGAGTATCGTTATTAAATCACAGCAGCAAGCTGGTCGCCCAAAACGCTCATCTGCTGACTTGTAA
- a CDS encoding GatB/YqeY domain-containing protein → MALKQRIQDDLKAALLGGDRFESETLRGLKAAILNVEVAEGKREDGLDDAGIEQVIAKEIKKRNEAAALYDQNMREDSADEERRQADIMSRYMPKQLNEAELKTVVDAKVAELGADAKMMGQVIGAVKKEVGNTADGAMIAKLVKEALN, encoded by the coding sequence ATGGCGCTTAAACAGCGCATTCAAGACGATTTGAAAGCCGCTCTTTTGGGCGGCGATCGTTTTGAGAGCGAAACGCTTCGTGGCCTTAAGGCTGCTATTTTGAACGTAGAAGTTGCAGAAGGCAAGCGAGAAGACGGCCTAGATGACGCCGGTATCGAGCAGGTTATTGCAAAAGAGATTAAAAAACGAAACGAAGCGGCTGCTTTGTATGATCAGAATATGCGCGAAGATTCTGCAGATGAAGAGCGACGCCAAGCTGATATCATGAGCCGTTACATGCCGAAACAACTGAATGAGGCTGAGCTAAAAACTGTCGTCGACGCTAAAGTTGCAGAACTCGGTGCTGATGCAAAAATGATGGGCCAGGTAATTGGTGCCGTTAAAAAAGAGGTCGGCAACACGGCCGATGGCGCAATGATTGCGAAATTAGTTAAAGAAGCGTTGAACTAA
- the murD gene encoding UDP-N-acetylmuramoyl-L-alanine--D-glutamate ligase encodes MKIALLGYGVEGASAYRYLSSRYPEAEFEVYDNAETPKYEIPDGVAFRGGVTSFHDIDADMVMRTPAIPPYTVTSRGKISSVTEEFFEACPVPIIGITGTKGKGTTASLIAAMLEKAGIKTWLVGNIGLSSLDILDEVTAHDAEGKSGVVVYELSSFQLWDMKKSPHVAIVLMIEPEHLNVHESFDDYVRAKSNIVKYQTPEDIAIYFADNDVSATIAKSSAGVKIPYHVEDGEALMIDGKEIARRDDILLYGEHNVGNVQAAMLAAWQFTQDAQAIRAAIKEFHGLPHRLEKVAEKSGILYINDSFSSAPPATVAALRAFKQPKIVIMGGYDRGLDFTDTARQIVAEPDVKKALLLGQTKHRIAAGFKECDWRSYEVLEDDFAAAVQRAHELADPGDVIILSPGCASFDMFKNFAERGDTFKELVSEL; translated from the coding sequence ATGAAAATTGCCCTACTTGGCTACGGTGTCGAGGGTGCTTCGGCATACCGCTACCTTAGCTCGCGCTACCCAGAAGCCGAATTCGAAGTCTACGATAATGCCGAGACGCCAAAGTATGAAATTCCTGATGGAGTGGCGTTTCGTGGGGGTGTTACAAGCTTTCATGATATCGATGCCGACATGGTGATGCGAACGCCTGCAATTCCACCATATACTGTGACTTCGCGAGGCAAAATTAGCTCGGTGACAGAAGAATTTTTTGAAGCATGCCCAGTGCCGATTATTGGCATTACGGGCACAAAGGGTAAAGGGACTACTGCGAGTCTTATTGCAGCAATGCTTGAGAAAGCGGGTATAAAAACGTGGCTCGTGGGAAATATCGGCTTGTCTTCGCTCGATATTTTAGACGAAGTTACCGCGCATGATGCCGAAGGTAAGTCTGGCGTTGTCGTGTACGAGCTTTCGAGCTTTCAGCTGTGGGACATGAAGAAAAGCCCGCATGTTGCGATTGTCCTTATGATTGAGCCAGAGCACCTGAATGTTCACGAAAGCTTTGATGATTATGTTCGGGCGAAGAGTAATATCGTGAAATATCAAACACCTGAAGACATAGCGATTTACTTTGCAGATAACGATGTTTCGGCGACGATCGCAAAAAGCTCGGCTGGAGTAAAAATACCCTACCACGTAGAAGACGGCGAGGCTCTTATGATTGATGGAAAAGAGATCGCTCGGCGCGATGATATTCTTTTGTATGGCGAGCATAATGTTGGGAACGTGCAGGCGGCAATGCTTGCAGCTTGGCAATTCACGCAGGATGCGCAGGCGATTCGGGCTGCAATTAAGGAATTTCACGGCTTGCCGCACCGGCTTGAAAAAGTGGCTGAAAAAAGTGGAATCTTGTATATTAACGATAGTTTTTCATCGGCGCCACCCGCTACTGTTGCCGCGCTTCGTGCGTTTAAACAGCCAAAGATTGTTATTATGGGTGGTTACGACAGAGGACTTGATTTTACTGACACAGCTCGCCAGATTGTTGCTGAGCCAGACGTTAAAAAAGCACTATTATTAGGACAGACAAAGCACCGGATTGCTGCGGGTTTTAAAGAGTGTGATTGGCGCAGCTACGAAGTATTGGAAGATGATTTTGCGGCTGCTGTGCAAAGGGCGCATGAACTAGCCGATCCGGGTGACGTTATAATTTTAAGCCCAGGATGTGCGAGTTTTGATATGTTTAAAAATTTTGCCGAGCGCGGAGATACATTTAAAGAACTGGTAAGTGAATTATGA
- the map gene encoding type I methionyl aminopeptidase, which produces MQSGVKTDAQIQAMREGGKILATIYDGLKKQVHAGVSELELDAWVEKEIIRLGAIATYKTSEVNFPNVICISTNDEIVHGIPTEYVLEKGDIVSFDLVITYKDMKTDAAFTMIVDEEPKGIKKHLLNTTERSLYAGIDAIKGPVYTGDIAAAIEKVLSDGKLGIIRELVGHGVGLEMHMPPEVPNYGRKGTGVLLKPGDTIAIEPMATLGRERIKTDRDGWTIRTQDGSMAAHFEHTVLVTETGVEILTTL; this is translated from the coding sequence ATGCAATCTGGCGTAAAAACAGATGCGCAAATTCAGGCTATGCGCGAAGGTGGCAAGATTCTTGCGACGATTTATGACGGCCTAAAAAAGCAAGTTCACGCTGGCGTAAGCGAACTGGAACTTGACGCATGGGTGGAAAAAGAAATTATTCGGCTGGGCGCGATTGCTACGTACAAGACGTCGGAAGTTAACTTTCCGAATGTTATTTGTATTAGCACGAACGATGAAATCGTGCACGGTATTCCTACCGAATATGTTCTTGAAAAAGGCGATATTGTGAGCTTTGATTTGGTGATTACCTACAAAGATATGAAGACGGATGCCGCCTTTACGATGATTGTCGACGAGGAGCCAAAGGGAATAAAGAAACATCTTTTAAATACAACCGAGCGCAGTTTATATGCGGGAATCGATGCCATAAAAGGTCCGGTTTATACGGGCGATATAGCTGCTGCAATCGAAAAGGTTTTAAGCGATGGCAAATTAGGAATTATACGCGAGCTTGTTGGGCACGGCGTTGGCCTAGAGATGCATATGCCACCGGAAGTCCCGAATTATGGGCGCAAGGGTACTGGGGTGCTTTTGAAGCCTGGTGATACGATTGCGATTGAGCCGATGGCAACACTTGGCCGTGAACGTATAAAAACCGATCGTGATGGTTGGACGATTCGCACGCAAGATGGCAGTATGGCTGCGCATTTTGAGCATACTGTTTTGGTGACTGAAACAGGCGTCGAAATACTTACTACTCTTTAG
- the priA gene encoding primosomal protein N': MHYYEVAPNQIIRAGSTFFTYASESPLSIGQLVNIEVGKKQLVGLVLRKVSKPSYETKLVSQTVEETPLPLPLLTLSQWLSTYYDTHLATVLQTILPRGMQKTRRAQTVASHEPSRDRTKNVFTAEQMSALDTIEGMSPGSALLHGVTGSGKTAVYIELARRSLERGQSVIVLVPEIALTSQVVDEFSHHFPNIILAHSRQTEAQRHISWKQALDSTTPTVVIGARSALFLPLSNIGLIVIDEAHEPSFKQEQAPRYSALRAASVLASAHAAKLVLGTATPSVADYHLAQQSGRPIIRMASRAQKNAVSPSVSLIDMTKRENFKKHRFLSNKLLVQLEETFTQGKQALIFHNRRGSASTTLCENCGWSATCPRCFTPLTLHTDTHSLRCHICGLTDRVPTSCPDCHSADIIHKGIGTKLIESELRKLFPNITVARFDGDSETGDSVEQRYKELYDGSIDLIIGTQVIAKGLDLPNLRTVGVVQADAGLSLPDYSSSERAFQLLAQVIGRVGRSHHPTNVIVQSYQPSHPAVVYGLKQDYDSFYTEALALRQKGRFPPFVHLLKLTCIYKTETAAIKNAKKLADELRLKVSKDVQILGPTPAFYERQHDTYRWQLTLKSPTRAALIDALKHVPSTHWQTELDPISLL; this comes from the coding sequence ATGCACTACTACGAGGTGGCGCCAAATCAGATTATTCGTGCAGGAAGCACGTTTTTTACCTATGCTTCCGAATCGCCACTTTCTATCGGCCAACTCGTCAATATAGAGGTGGGCAAAAAGCAGCTAGTTGGACTTGTTCTTCGCAAAGTCAGCAAGCCCTCATACGAAACAAAGCTTGTGTCGCAAACAGTCGAGGAAACACCTCTTCCTCTCCCATTGCTTACGTTGTCACAGTGGCTCAGCACCTACTATGACACCCACCTAGCCACAGTACTTCAAACCATACTTCCCCGCGGCATGCAAAAAACAAGACGTGCGCAAACCGTCGCGTCACATGAGCCATCACGAGATCGAACAAAAAATGTATTCACCGCCGAACAGATGTCGGCACTTGATACGATCGAGGGAATGTCACCCGGCTCCGCGCTTCTTCATGGTGTCACCGGCTCAGGTAAAACTGCTGTGTACATAGAGCTTGCAAGACGATCTCTCGAGCGAGGTCAATCGGTCATTGTGCTCGTTCCCGAAATCGCACTCACCTCGCAGGTCGTCGATGAGTTCTCTCACCATTTCCCGAATATTATCCTAGCCCACTCTCGGCAAACCGAAGCCCAGCGTCATATTTCCTGGAAGCAAGCTCTCGACAGCACTACCCCAACTGTTGTTATCGGGGCTCGATCAGCTCTCTTCCTACCACTGTCGAATATCGGACTTATCGTTATAGACGAAGCCCACGAGCCAAGCTTCAAACAAGAACAGGCCCCGCGCTACTCTGCACTACGGGCCGCAAGTGTTCTCGCTTCGGCACACGCTGCCAAGCTAGTACTTGGAACCGCAACTCCATCTGTGGCCGACTATCACCTGGCACAGCAATCCGGCCGACCAATCATTCGCATGGCTTCGCGAGCTCAAAAGAATGCCGTCAGCCCGTCAGTTAGCCTCATAGATATGACTAAGCGAGAGAACTTCAAGAAACATCGCTTCCTATCGAATAAATTATTAGTTCAACTCGAAGAGACTTTCACTCAAGGCAAACAAGCCCTTATTTTCCATAACAGACGAGGAAGCGCCTCGACAACCCTATGCGAAAACTGTGGTTGGTCGGCAACCTGTCCACGTTGCTTTACTCCTCTCACCCTCCACACTGACACTCATTCACTTCGTTGTCATATTTGCGGCCTTACCGATAGGGTACCGACAAGTTGCCCCGACTGCCACTCTGCCGATATTATTCACAAGGGCATCGGAACAAAGCTCATAGAATCCGAGCTTCGCAAGCTGTTTCCCAATATCACCGTTGCACGCTTCGACGGCGACAGCGAAACCGGAGATTCCGTCGAGCAACGCTACAAAGAACTCTACGATGGCTCGATCGACCTTATCATAGGAACGCAGGTTATCGCAAAAGGCCTCGACCTCCCAAATCTTCGTACCGTTGGAGTTGTTCAGGCTGACGCCGGACTCAGCCTACCCGATTACAGCTCCAGCGAACGTGCATTCCAACTACTCGCACAGGTAATCGGGCGGGTCGGTCGGTCGCACCACCCAACAAATGTCATTGTGCAAAGTTATCAGCCTTCCCACCCCGCAGTCGTTTATGGCCTTAAGCAAGATTACGACAGTTTCTATACCGAAGCGCTTGCTTTGCGTCAAAAAGGGCGCTTCCCGCCTTTCGTTCACCTTCTTAAGCTCACCTGCATTTATAAAACCGAAACAGCCGCGATTAAAAATGCCAAAAAACTTGCCGATGAGCTCCGGTTAAAAGTATCGAAGGATGTTCAGATCCTCGGCCCAACACCTGCATTCTACGAACGTCAACACGACACCTATCGTTGGCAGCTCACGTTAAAATCCCCTACCCGTGCAGCACTTATCGACGCCTTAAAACATGTTCCTTCGACACATTGGCAGACCGAACTCGATCCCATTAGTCTGCTATAA
- the nrdR gene encoding transcriptional repressor NrdR has translation MSPKYKIGDSRVIESREAADGVTIRRRRESLDGKHRFTTYERIERPNLAVVKKDSSRELFDRDKLATAVKRSVGKFFTSEVEVEEIINNIEDALYELGESEVTSHQIGDLVLDELAVRNEVAYVRFASVYHEFKTLDEFEEILQQRRKK, from the coding sequence GTGAGCCCTAAATATAAAATTGGTGATAGCCGAGTTATTGAATCACGTGAAGCGGCCGATGGTGTGACGATACGCCGCCGCCGCGAATCTCTTGATGGTAAACATCGATTTACGACCTACGAGCGGATTGAGCGTCCAAATCTTGCGGTTGTAAAAAAAGACAGCTCAAGAGAATTATTCGATCGAGATAAGCTTGCGACTGCCGTAAAGCGATCTGTTGGCAAATTCTTTACCTCAGAAGTTGAGGTTGAAGAGATTATCAACAATATCGAGGATGCACTTTACGAACTTGGCGAAAGTGAAGTGACGTCGCATCAGATTGGAGACCTCGTTCTTGACGAGCTTGCCGTTCGTAACGAAGTTGCCTACGTTCGTTTTGCCAGTGTATACCACGAATTTAAAACCCTCGATGAATTCGAAGAAATTCTTCAGCAGCGAAGAAAGAAATAA
- the ftsZ gene encoding cell division protein FtsZ, protein MPEVKPSEIQTFASIKVVGVGGAGGSAVNRMKDAGLAGVQFIAMNTDAQALHNSKADVKIHLGHNTTNGLGAGADPSTGEAAANESRDEIKAAVEGADMIFVTIGAGGGTGSGAGHVVAEIARELGILVVGVATKPFSFEGEKRRQNAEWAIAQLGRQVDTLITIPNDRLLQTIDRRTPLLETFKIADDVLRQGVQGISELITEHGLINLDFADVKAIMSNAGSALMGIGRASGDDRAVQAAQQAIESPLIEVSIDGAKGVLFNVTGGYDMSMSEIQEAAEIITSAVSPDANIIFGATLKPELEDELIITVIATGFDSAYFHEQAAQLETPTSSNTPTPKPVVADEAVNAIDMELDQTDAAAVFADDTEAHDIWNNPPEDDDESDTPAFLRRRKKNKNSDES, encoded by the coding sequence ATGCCTGAAGTAAAACCAAGCGAAATACAAACATTTGCCAGCATTAAAGTTGTTGGTGTTGGTGGCGCAGGCGGCTCTGCTGTCAATCGTATGAAAGATGCAGGACTTGCGGGTGTGCAATTTATTGCAATGAACACCGACGCACAGGCGCTGCACAACTCAAAAGCAGATGTTAAGATCCATTTGGGTCACAACACAACAAACGGACTTGGCGCCGGAGCCGATCCTTCTACTGGAGAAGCTGCTGCGAACGAATCGCGCGATGAAATTAAGGCGGCTGTCGAAGGCGCCGATATGATCTTTGTGACAATCGGAGCTGGCGGTGGAACGGGTAGTGGCGCAGGCCATGTCGTTGCAGAAATTGCACGTGAGCTTGGTATTCTTGTTGTTGGTGTAGCCACGAAGCCATTTAGTTTCGAGGGTGAAAAGCGACGCCAGAATGCTGAGTGGGCGATTGCACAACTTGGGCGACAGGTTGATACGCTAATTACCATTCCTAACGATCGCCTTTTGCAAACGATCGACCGACGCACGCCCCTTCTTGAAACATTCAAGATTGCAGACGATGTTCTTCGCCAGGGTGTGCAGGGTATTTCAGAACTTATTACCGAGCACGGACTCATTAACCTCGACTTTGCCGACGTAAAGGCAATTATGAGCAATGCGGGCTCGGCGCTTATGGGTATTGGTCGTGCGAGTGGCGATGATCGCGCTGTTCAGGCGGCTCAACAGGCGATTGAGTCACCACTCATCGAAGTTTCAATCGATGGTGCAAAGGGTGTACTGTTCAACGTGACAGGTGGCTACGATATGAGTATGAGCGAGATTCAAGAAGCAGCGGAAATTATCACCAGTGCTGTTTCTCCTGATGCGAATATTATCTTCGGTGCAACCCTTAAGCCAGAGCTTGAAGACGAACTAATCATTACGGTTATTGCAACAGGTTTCGATAGTGCGTACTTCCACGAACAGGCTGCGCAGCTTGAGACGCCAACATCTTCAAACACCCCAACTCCAAAGCCGGTAGTGGCTGACGAAGCGGTGAACGCAATTGATATGGAGCTTGATCAAACCGATGCAGCAGCAGTATTTGCTGATGACACGGAAGCGCATGATATATGGAATAATCCTCCGGAAGACGACGACGAATCGGATACGCCAGCATTTCTTCGCCGCCGCAAGAAGAACAAGAATTCAGACGAATCATAA
- a CDS encoding nucleoside monophosphate kinase: MIVFFGPAGAGKSVQGQMLAARQGWRWLSSGQLLRDTHDIELIKEMQTGKLVTPETVCKLMGEALDRAREKNIERVILDGFPRQLSQAKWLVEAEPQHERGIDLVIVLEVPRSELLKRLEVRGRVDDTPEAVDERLKIYRTEMYPILTYFTEQGVNIVHIDGTGSVGQVHDRIMDELVACNLA, from the coding sequence ATGATTGTTTTCTTTGGCCCAGCGGGTGCTGGAAAAAGTGTGCAGGGACAAATGTTGGCCGCGAGACAAGGGTGGCGCTGGCTAAGCTCTGGCCAGTTACTTCGTGATACGCACGATATCGAACTTATTAAAGAGATGCAAACGGGCAAGCTAGTAACGCCAGAGACGGTCTGTAAACTTATGGGTGAAGCGCTTGATAGGGCGCGTGAGAAGAATATCGAACGCGTTATTCTTGACGGGTTTCCGCGTCAGCTTTCGCAGGCGAAATGGCTTGTTGAGGCAGAGCCGCAGCACGAGCGTGGTATTGATCTTGTGATCGTGCTCGAAGTTCCACGAAGTGAGCTTTTGAAGCGACTTGAGGTTCGTGGACGTGTTGACGACACACCGGAAGCGGTTGATGAGCGACTTAAGATTTATCGAACGGAAATGTATCCAATTCTGACATACTTTACCGAGCAGGGTGTGAACATTGTTCATATCGATGGAACGGGGAGCGTAGGGCAGGTTCATGACCGAATTATGGATGAGCTAGTGGCATGCAATCTGGCGTAA
- the recJ gene encoding single-stranded-DNA-specific exonuclease RecJ, producing MSLLDDILTARGIVGDARAVFLAPDYDKKHDPFLLPDMLPAVERLVEARERQDRIMIYGDYDIDGLTATTVLLEAFEGFGFKNVDAFIPNRFVEGYGLTIDAVEKIAATGAQLIVTVDCGSLSEKEIVRANELGVDVIVTDHHNVAPVQPPAVAVINPKRPDHQYPFIDLAGVGVAFKLVQALQTRLDGLPIGQEKWLLDLVALGTVCDVVTLVDENRANVYWGLKVLAKTKRPGLRALMAVASVEPEKVNARSLGFGLGPRMNAAGRLETAKHALDMLRARDEMIALEKAQQLDTLNLARRADQDKIFKAAIEQAEQYKNDSVLVVSHPDWNHGIIGIVAAKLLEKYKKPAYVLQEMGAESKGSARSYGDFSAADAIRAADDIITKGGGHKLAAGVTLPTENIDAFRRRVNEFYRSQNLFNQAQLLLPREDIVVEGLDLVDEVLLKDLEAMEPFGNGNPEPIFKSVGLAVRNVRRMGSDAQHVKLELCDARNKTMQFLAFSAPQHFFVEPGEYVTIWYQPTVNEWMGRRTVEGRLLHLETSD from the coding sequence ATGTCGCTTCTTGATGATATATTGACGGCACGAGGTATCGTAGGTGATGCGCGTGCTGTTTTTTTGGCTCCAGATTACGATAAAAAGCACGATCCTTTTTTGTTACCCGATATGCTGCCGGCGGTAGAACGATTGGTTGAAGCCCGGGAGCGTCAAGATCGCATAATGATCTATGGCGACTATGATATCGATGGTTTGACGGCGACGACCGTTCTTTTAGAAGCGTTCGAAGGATTTGGATTTAAGAATGTCGATGCATTTATACCGAACCGCTTTGTTGAAGGCTACGGATTGACGATTGATGCTGTTGAGAAGATTGCTGCGACTGGTGCGCAGTTGATTGTGACGGTGGACTGTGGAAGTTTGAGCGAAAAAGAGATTGTTCGGGCGAACGAGCTTGGCGTTGATGTTATTGTGACTGATCACCACAATGTGGCGCCCGTGCAGCCTCCGGCGGTTGCGGTGATTAACCCTAAGCGCCCAGATCATCAGTATCCCTTTATTGATCTAGCAGGCGTTGGTGTTGCTTTTAAGTTGGTGCAGGCGCTGCAAACCAGGCTGGATGGTCTGCCGATAGGCCAGGAGAAATGGCTGTTAGATCTCGTGGCGCTGGGGACGGTATGCGACGTCGTGACCCTTGTGGACGAAAACCGGGCGAACGTTTATTGGGGGTTGAAGGTGTTGGCAAAGACAAAGCGCCCGGGTTTGAGGGCACTTATGGCGGTAGCGAGCGTTGAGCCCGAGAAGGTGAACGCGAGGAGCTTGGGCTTTGGTTTGGGGCCACGCATGAATGCCGCCGGGCGACTGGAGACAGCAAAACATGCCTTGGATATGCTGCGCGCAAGAGATGAGATGATTGCGCTTGAAAAAGCTCAGCAGTTAGATACGCTAAATCTTGCTCGTCGTGCCGATCAGGATAAGATTTTTAAGGCGGCGATAGAACAGGCGGAACAATACAAGAATGATTCGGTGTTGGTTGTAAGCCATCCGGATTGGAATCATGGAATTATAGGAATCGTCGCAGCGAAGCTGTTAGAGAAGTACAAGAAGCCCGCCTATGTTTTGCAAGAGATGGGTGCCGAGAGTAAGGGGTCGGCAAGGAGCTATGGTGATTTTAGCGCTGCCGATGCTATTCGGGCGGCGGATGACATAATTACAAAAGGCGGCGGCCATAAATTGGCCGCGGGCGTGACGCTTCCTACCGAAAACATCGATGCGTTTCGCAGGCGCGTGAATGAGTTTTATCGTTCTCAAAATCTGTTTAACCAGGCGCAGCTTCTGCTTCCTAGGGAAGACATTGTGGTTGAGGGGCTAGATCTTGTTGATGAGGTGCTGTTAAAAGATCTCGAAGCGATGGAGCCGTTTGGCAATGGCAATCCAGAGCCGATTTTTAAGAGCGTGGGGTTGGCGGTGCGCAATGTGCGGCGAATGGGATCGGATGCGCAACATGTAAAGTTAGAGTTGTGCGATGCACGCAACAAGACAATGCAGTTTCTTGCTTTTAGCGCTCCGCAGCATTTTTTTGTAGAGCCGGGCGAATATGTAACGATTTGGTATCAGCCGACGGTTAACGAGTGGATGGGTCGCCGAACAGTCGAGGGGAGATTGTTGCACCTGGAGACGTCAGACTAA